GCGTCATCGACGACCTCTACCCCGACCCGTCCGGATACCTGGAGCCGGAGGAGCGCTGTCCCGACCCGCCCGCCTGGGCGGTCGTCCTCCCGTCCGAAGGCTCGGGGTACATCCAGGCCGTCGAACCCGAAGCGCTGGTCCAGGCGGCGACAAGCCACGACCTGGTCGTCCGGCTCGCCAAAATGGTGGGCGAGCACGTCGTGGCCGGAACGCCTCTGGCCTGGGTCTGGCAGCGATCAGGCGATCACGCACCGGCGGATCTCGAGCGGCTGCGGGTGGCGCTCCGCGACGCGGTCCACATCGGGTTCGAGCGCACCATGCTGCAGGACGTCCCCTTCGGCCTGCGCCGTCTGGTCGACATCGGCAACAAGGCGCTGTCTCCGGCGGTCAACGACCCCTACACGGCGGTCCAGGCGGTGCACCACCTGTCGGTGCTGTTGTGCCTGCTCGCTCGCCGGCGGCTCGGCGACCGGCTGTGCCGCGACGAGCAGGGGATGCTGCGCGTGGCGGCTCCGTTGCCGCAGTTTGCCGACTACCTGCGGCTTGGCACCGCGCAGATCCGGCGGTACGGGGCCAAGGAGCCGGCGCTCACCCGCAGCCTGATCCAGCTGCTTAAGGACGTCGGTAGCAGCGCAGCGACCGAGGATCGGCGCACGGAGGTGGCCGGGCACATCTGGCTGGTGTTGGAAGACGCCAAGCGCGAGACCGCGCAGCCGGCCGACGTGGAGGCGGTGGTGGCGGACGCGGCTGCCGCGTTCAGCGCGCTGGGAACCGACCATCCCCAGGGAACCGACCAGGCGCCTAGCGGCTGATCTAGCCAAGTCGAAGATTTCTGGGTTTACTGCCATATCCGTGGGTAGCGTCGTTCAGCGATATGGGTGCAGCTGAGAGGAGGCCGGTTGCCGCTTTGCGCTCGCATCTGGTCTGCGCCACCCGAGCGTCGGATGCACGCCCCCCGGCAGTTCCCGCCTGCCAGGTAGGCTTGAAGGGTACGCAAACGCGTTCATGCTGAAGGGTACGTAAACTCGGATGCGGCCTGTTACCTGCTGGTTCGCGCCGGACGGCAGCTCGGTACGCTGAGGCCGTTGTCGACCCTTCGGAGGCCGTCCCGGGTGCTATCGAAGCTCGCGTACCTCGCGGTGTGCCGCTCCATCCAGCTGCTCAGGGCGAGTGTCAGCTCGATGCTGGACGTCGCGCGATGACCGTGATCTCGACCATCGCGCCGGCCAGCAGCGAGGCGCCCACGGTCGTCCGTACGGGCCGCGGTTCGGGGAGGCGCCGCTCGTACACCGCGTTGTAGCGCTGAAACAGCGACAGGTCGGTGAGATGGACCAGGCAGGACACGGCGTCGGCGAGCGTGCAGCCTGCCTGGTCGAGCAGTCCCGCGATCTTGCCGAGCGCGTTGTCGGTCTGCTCCTCGATCGTCTCGCCCACGCCGGTCTGGCCGGCGAGGAACACCCACTCGCCGACCGTCAGACCGGGCGAGTATGGTCCGGCCGCCGGCGCCGACGCCGAGGTGATCACGTTCTTTTCCATCACAGCTCCTCTCCGATCCTGTGCTTGAGCGCCGCGATCGCGGCGTCGTTGCGCTTGTAGAACGTCCACTGGCCGATGCGCTTGGAGGTGACGAACCCCGCGCGCGCAAGTGCCTGCAGGTGCGTGGTGGCGGTCGGTTGGGCGACGCCGAGCTTCTCGGCGATGAACAGCACGCAGACGCCATCCTCGACCAGGTCGCCGTCGCGCTGCGGCGGGAAGTGCGCCCGGGGGTCCTTCAGCCATTCCAGCACCTGCAGCCGCCTGGGGCTCGCGAGGGCGCCGAAGACCTCGGCGTCAAACAAGGAGCTCGCCGTGGGCGACGACCACTGCCGAGCCCGCGACCTCGACCTTGTCGATCCGGTCGCCCTCTCCCTCGGCCCGGGCGTAGAGCTTGGACGGGCGGCCGATCTCTGCGCCCTGGCGGATCTCGATCTCCTGCCCGAACGCGATCCGGCCGTGGCGTGCCAGGTGCACGGCGAGCGGCCCGGCGGCTGAGCCGGTGGCGGGATCCTCGGCGACGCCGTAGGCGGGGGCGAACATGCGGGTCTTCCA
The sequence above is a segment of the Actinomycetes bacterium genome. Coding sequences within it:
- a CDS encoding DUF2254 domain-containing protein, which encodes MNLLGRRRVRWDYLRGALWVLPSVSIVAFLAAGAVLSRVSVGDDSPLRGLAFRGTPEDARGLLIVVSATMITVTGLVFALTIVALQIASGQYSPRLLRNFMRDRGTQLVLSIFVGAFAYSTAGLHTVGVQSAGQQAFVPRLAVSGSLALGLASVGVLVYYIHHLAHSIQIDTIMSTVERETQSVIDDLYPDPSGYLEPEERCPDPPAWAVVLPSEGSGYIQAVEPEALVQAATSHDLVVRLAKMVGEHVVAGTPLAWVWQRSGDHAPADLERLRVALRDAVHIGFERTMLQDVPFGLRRLVDIGNKALSPAVNDPYTAVQAVHHLSVLLCLLARRRLGDRLCRDEQGMLRVAAPLPQFADYLRLGTAQIRRYGAKEPALTRSLIQLLKDVGSSAATEDRRTEVAGHIWLVLEDAKRETAQPADVEAVVADAAAAFSALGTDHPQGTDQAPSG
- a CDS encoding RidA family protein; the encoded protein is MEKNVITSASAPAAGPYSPGLTVGEWVFLAGQTGVGETIEEQTDNALGKIAGLLDQAGCTLADAVSCLVHLTDLSLFQRYNAVYERRLPEPRPVRTTVGASLLAGAMVEITVIARRPASS
- a CDS encoding metalloregulator ArsR/SmtB family transcription factor, whose amino-acid sequence is MFDAEVFGALASPRRLQVLEWLKDPRAHFPPQRDGDLVEDGVCVLFIAEKLGVAQPTATTHLQALARAGFVTSKRIGQWTFYKRNDAAIAALKHRIGEEL